The region GGCGCCTTGTCCCGCACCGGCGGTGTCACGCCCGGCAGCAGGCGCACCGGCCGCAGGTTGACGTACTGGTCGAACGCCCGGCGGATCGGCAGCAGCAGCCCCCACAGCGAGATGTGGTCGGGCACGCCGGGCCAGCCGACCGCCCCGAGCAGGATCGAGTCGTGGTCGCGCAGCCGGTCGAGGCCGTCCTCGGGCATCATCCGGCCGGTGATCTTGTAGGTCTCGCAGTTCCAGTCGAAATTCCGGTACCGGAACCGGATCCCGTGCTTGGCGCCGACCGCGTCGAGCACCCGCAGCGCCTCCGGCATGACCTCGTTGCCGATCCCGTCACCGGGCAGGATCGCCAGCTCGTAGCTCTGACCGGTTCGTTGGGTCGTTCCCTCTTCCCGCAACTGCCACCTCGCGTCTAGTGGTTCTACCTTTCGGTCGCCATCTAACGCCCGGAGGGCGGGTGCGGCCAAGACCGCTGGGAGCTCCGATCGCCGGAGTGCGTCGCGGGGCGGCAGGCGTTACCAAGGACGGATGGATCCGGTGCGTGCGTTGCGGGAGGTCGCGTTCTGGCTGGAGCGCGCCGGGGAGCCGACCTACCGGGTGCGTGCGTTCCGCCGCGCGGCCGAGGCGGTGGCCTCGGCCGACGACGTCGCGCAGCGGCTGGAGTCGGGCCGGCTGACCGACCTGCCCGGCGTCGGCAAGACCACGGCGAAGGTCGTCGAGCAGGCCCACCGCGGAGACGTGCCCGACTACCTGCGGCGGCTTCGCTCGGAGGCCGAACGACCGGAGGAGGGGCGCGAGCTGCGTGCGGCGCTGCGCGGCGACTGCCACACCCACTCCGACTGGTCCGACGGCGGCAGCCCGATCGAGGAGATGGCCGAGACCGCGCGCGACCTCGGCCACGAGTGGATGGTGCTCACCGACCACTCGCCGCGGCTGACCGTGGCCAACGGGCTCTCCGCCGAGCGGCTGCGGCAGCAGCTGGAGGTGATCGCCGAGATCAACGAGCGCCTGGCGCCGTTCCGGATCCTGACCGGGATCGAGGTCGACATCCTCGACGACGGCTCGCTGGACCAGGAGGAGGCGCTGCTGGCCGAGCTCGACGTGGTGGTGGCCAGCGTGCACTCCAAGCTCCGGATGGACTCGGCGGCGATGACCCGGCGGATGTGCGCCGCGGTGCGCAACCCGCACGTCGACGTCCTCGGGCACTGCACCGGACGGCGGGTGGCGGGGACACCGCGCCCGCAGTCGGAGTTCGACGCCGACGAGGTCTTCCGCGCCTGCCGCGACCACGGCACGGCGGTCGAGATCAACTCCAGGCCCGACCGGCTCGACCCGCCCCGCACGCTGCTGCGCCGGGCTCTGGAGCTGGGCTGCGTGTTCAGCATCGACTCCGACAGCCACGCCCCGGGCCAGCTGGACTGGCTGCATCTGGGGTGCGCCCGCGCGCAGGAGTGCGAGGTCCCCGCGGACCGCC is a window of Saccharopolyspora erythraea NRRL 2338 DNA encoding:
- a CDS encoding PHP domain-containing protein — its product is MDPVRALREVAFWLERAGEPTYRVRAFRRAAEAVASADDVAQRLESGRLTDLPGVGKTTAKVVEQAHRGDVPDYLRRLRSEAERPEEGRELRAALRGDCHTHSDWSDGGSPIEEMAETARDLGHEWMVLTDHSPRLTVANGLSAERLRQQLEVIAEINERLAPFRILTGIEVDILDDGSLDQEEALLAELDVVVASVHSKLRMDSAAMTRRMCAAVRNPHVDVLGHCTGRRVAGTPRPQSEFDADEVFRACRDHGTAVEINSRPDRLDPPRTLLRRALELGCVFSIDSDSHAPGQLDWLHLGCARAQECEVPADRLINTRRADELLSWK